In a genomic window of candidate division WOR-3 bacterium:
- a CDS encoding BatA and WFA domain-containing protein: MGFLAPSWLWLLGLAGIPILIHLLHRIRLPRIPFSSLFFLSSSKKEKFSWLHLKEILLLIFRTAFVFFLLLSLARPYFKKHLFINFNRSGKYDASRVIILDDSYSMAYGDNFSRAKEQVGKLLRDLSRSSEVAIITSSGKFISDFVTQKALLPKMLDTLSVSYFAKSMEEALHKSFDMLQKASFTQKEIFIVTDLQKSAIEPILPLLASKDLSQIKFWMIDVGSKNPDNIGIKEIFLQPSFPTPDLPFQVNVKLKNYTAKNKEAVLQCNIKFINSNLSFSNSKVSVQNAVLKNDVVESQILQSAVFLKPNEEKVITFNTEIKKPGHYLIQASISDDSLFVDNQYYWTLNIPQTTPILLLYEHRPDIQYIEKALAQSYFEITALEAKLLRQHNLNKYRAIGIFAPSQLNYADWERLAYFVQQGKGCFVVLNKEIKETRWHKILNLQLDLTGYNVTLDTRFGFVTIDKINYSHPIMEIFRDIDLSSAKFFNYWKLSDVSDTSVSDKSVSDKSNLSLRQKQTLAYFSSGNPFLLEDPNQRIIIALSSFDIRTTDFMFKPIFLPMLHRIFSYLALSDLPTKYQVGDVIKLRLLSSHPMSNVKIKTPTSEIYQVINQSPENKIMSKPMPNVKTKNLPNEMDEFIIQTSNLKTQNLLEFTNTSVPGFYQIQDQFFCVNVNPEESNLLKIPEGQLKQYGISVIKDVEGSFIDFSRASIYLSFMFLILELVVLCI; this comes from the coding sequence ATGGGCTTTTTAGCTCCATCTTGGCTTTGGCTTTTGGGTTTAGCCGGTATTCCCATATTAATTCATTTGTTACATCGTATTCGTTTGCCAAGAATTCCATTCTCGTCTTTGTTTTTTTTAAGTAGCTCTAAAAAGGAAAAGTTCTCTTGGTTACATTTGAAAGAGATCCTGCTTTTGATTTTCCGTACGGCTTTTGTCTTCTTTTTGTTGTTATCTTTAGCCCGACCGTATTTCAAAAAACATCTTTTTATTAACTTTAACCGGAGCGGCAAATATGATGCCAGTAGAGTTATTATTCTTGATGATTCTTATAGTATGGCTTATGGTGATAATTTTTCTCGAGCAAAAGAGCAAGTTGGTAAACTGCTTCGAGATTTAAGTCGTTCTTCTGAAGTGGCAATTATCACATCCTCAGGAAAATTTATTTCCGATTTTGTTACTCAAAAGGCGTTATTACCAAAGATGCTGGACACGCTTTCGGTCTCGTATTTTGCCAAGTCAATGGAGGAAGCGTTACATAAATCTTTTGATATGTTACAAAAAGCATCGTTTACGCAAAAAGAGATTTTTATTGTTACTGATTTGCAAAAAAGCGCTATCGAACCAATTCTGCCATTGCTCGCTTCTAAGGATTTGTCGCAAATTAAATTTTGGATGATTGATGTCGGTTCGAAAAATCCTGATAATATTGGTATAAAAGAAATTTTTTTGCAGCCAAGTTTTCCTACACCTGATTTGCCATTTCAAGTAAATGTTAAACTTAAAAATTATACTGCAAAAAATAAAGAAGCAGTTTTGCAATGTAATATTAAATTTATTAACTCTAATCTGTCTTTCTCAAATTCCAAAGTATCTGTGCAAAATGCCGTATTGAAAAATGATGTGGTTGAGAGTCAAATTTTACAATCTGCTGTTTTCTTAAAACCAAATGAAGAGAAAGTGATTACTTTTAATACTGAAATTAAAAAACCTGGACATTATCTAATTCAAGCATCGATTAGTGATGATTCTTTATTCGTAGATAATCAATATTATTGGACTTTAAATATTCCTCAAACAACACCAATTCTTTTACTCTATGAGCATCGTCCTGATATTCAATACATTGAGAAAGCACTAGCTCAAAGTTATTTTGAAATTACTGCTTTGGAAGCAAAATTGTTAAGACAACATAATCTGAATAAATATCGGGCGATTGGAATCTTCGCACCTAGCCAATTGAATTATGCTGATTGGGAACGGTTGGCATATTTTGTTCAACAAGGTAAAGGTTGTTTCGTTGTCCTAAATAAAGAGATTAAAGAGACTCGATGGCATAAGATATTAAATCTGCAATTAGATCTAACGGGCTATAATGTAACTTTAGATACACGATTTGGTTTTGTGACGATTGACAAGATAAATTATTCGCATCCGATTATGGAAATATTTCGAGATATTGATTTGAGTTCGGCAAAGTTTTTTAATTACTGGAAACTCAGTGATGTTTCGGATACATCCGTATCGGATAAATCCGTATCGGATAAATCCAATTTAAGTTTAAGACAAAAACAGACTCTGGCTTATTTCTCATCCGGAAATCCATTTTTATTAGAAGACCCTAATCAAAGGATTATCATTGCGCTATCAAGTTTTGATATTCGCACAACTGATTTTATGTTCAAACCAATCTTTCTGCCAATGTTACATCGAATTTTTAGTTATTTGGCGCTTTCCGATTTACCCACAAAATATCAAGTTGGTGATGTCATTAAATTACGGCTTTTATCGTCCCATCCGATGTCGAATGTTAAAATTAAGACACCAACGAGCGAAATATATCAAGTAATAAATCAATCCCCAGAAAATAAAATAATGTCTAAGCCCATGCCGAATGTCAAAACTAAAAATCTGCCCAACGAAATGGACGAATTTATAATTCAGACCTCAAACCTCAAAACTCAAAACCTACTTGAGTTTACTAATACCTCGGTCCCAGGATTTTACCAGATTCAAGACCAATTTTTTTGTGTTAACGTTAATCCCGAAGAAAGCAATCTCTTAAAAATTCCTGAAGGACAACTTAAACAGTATGGAATATCGGTAATCAAAGATGTTGAAGGTTCGTTTATTGATTTTAGCCGAGCCTCAATATATTTATCATTTATGTTTCTTATTTTGGAATTGGTGGTTTTATGTATTTAG
- a CDS encoding dihydroorotate dehydrogenase electron transfer subunit, which produces MLREQTKIIQHQQLAPEIYSLWLLAPKIAQRTKLGQFVQLQISATIEPFLPRPFSIADVKDNKIRIIYRLRGKGTNILKQKTTGDYLWLFGPLGKPLSGERIVNPKCQTIIICAGGIGIAPLLYVAKSLKDKYLLSLFYGAKSKSELILLDEFKSLCAEIFLATEDGSEGKKGLVTDLLDLTRLSATTMFTCGPIPMLKKIQQFLLENPLLEIYGFIENMMGCGCGLCFTCAIKKKTEMESYFHLCTDGPVFNLATIEL; this is translated from the coding sequence ATGCTTAGAGAACAAACTAAAATTATTCAGCATCAACAATTGGCTCCTGAAATCTATTCTTTATGGCTTTTAGCACCAAAGATTGCTCAACGCACGAAACTCGGTCAGTTTGTCCAATTACAAATATCTGCAACCATCGAGCCATTTTTGCCAAGACCTTTCTCAATTGCCGATGTGAAAGATAACAAAATTAGAATCATTTATCGACTAAGAGGTAAAGGCACTAATATACTGAAACAGAAAACTACCGGTGACTATCTGTGGTTATTCGGACCACTAGGAAAACCCTTGTCGGGAGAACGAATTGTAAACCCAAAATGTCAAACAATAATTATATGTGCTGGCGGAATTGGTATCGCACCATTATTATATGTGGCAAAATCTCTAAAAGATAAATATTTGCTCTCTCTATTTTATGGCGCAAAATCAAAAAGCGAACTCATTCTTTTAGATGAATTTAAATCATTATGCGCCGAAATTTTCTTAGCCACTGAAGATGGTTCAGAAGGCAAAAAAGGATTAGTCACTGACTTATTAGACCTAACTCGACTTTCAGCAACTACAATGTTTACTTGTGGACCAATCCCGATGCTAAAAAAAATTCAGCAATTCTTATTAGAAAATCCCTTGTTGGAAATCTACGGCTTTATTGAAAATATGATGGGATGTGGATGTGGTCTCTGCTTTACTTGCGCTATAAAGAAGAAGACGGAAATGGAAAGTTATTTTCATTTGTGTACTGATGGTCCAGTTTTCAATTTAGCAACAATCGAACTATGA
- a CDS encoding tetratricopeptide repeat protein codes for MSFTIRILRHLTLSLLLISCAYYNTFHNAKKFYKEAVVLQQKGSAQAKANFEKAIEKSALVISRHPRSRYVSQALFLIGMSYYHLAEYPKAIAKFENLINVFPNSKFVNQANLYWALALLENKDYNLALEKLTRLKSDKGIQFLNREEQALVTYKLAELYYRKGDYFLASQELENFRLRYKKSKYYKDALLLLGNLYREQKNFDEAIAAYKTYIKLFSESHKSERILGIIGLAECLMLTERLEEGQKILNEILNYELDSKNYLALGKFFLKINQSAQARQYLRKVKGIDAPQAYFLIASSFETEGIFDSAKIYYDSLLIKKTSSEYTKYAEIRLAVLNPLFTITKSDSQVKSDVARFDSVRAKAESLSNKYQNDSIVELIDTVENKKTGPAIDSAQIYYLLAEVYNLNLNQFVRAINEYEKVYQKFPTSPYAPKALLAIAWIYKNKLNAESDTSQFFTAYHQILNQIIRQYPETDYAKKASEMLKTLSPKK; via the coding sequence ATGAGTTTTACAATACGGATTTTGCGACATCTAACACTTAGTCTGCTACTGATTTCTTGTGCTTATTATAATACTTTTCATAATGCCAAAAAATTTTATAAAGAGGCAGTTGTTTTACAACAGAAAGGTTCTGCTCAAGCCAAAGCTAATTTTGAAAAAGCCATTGAAAAATCGGCATTAGTAATTAGTCGTCATCCCCGCTCAAGATATGTCAGCCAAGCGTTGTTTCTTATCGGTATGTCGTATTATCATTTGGCTGAATATCCGAAAGCAATTGCCAAATTCGAAAACTTGATAAATGTCTTTCCCAATTCTAAATTCGTTAACCAAGCAAATTTATATTGGGCATTGGCGTTATTAGAAAATAAAGATTATAACTTAGCATTAGAAAAACTAACCCGACTAAAATCTGATAAAGGTATACAGTTCTTGAATCGAGAAGAACAAGCATTAGTTACCTATAAACTGGCTGAACTTTATTATCGCAAAGGCGACTATTTTTTGGCCAGCCAAGAGTTAGAAAATTTTCGGCTGCGTTATAAAAAATCAAAATATTACAAAGACGCGCTATTACTCCTTGGCAATTTATATCGCGAACAGAAAAATTTTGATGAAGCAATCGCCGCTTATAAAACCTATATAAAATTATTTAGCGAGAGTCACAAATCGGAAAGAATTTTAGGTATTATTGGATTAGCTGAGTGTTTAATGCTCACTGAGCGTTTAGAAGAAGGACAAAAAATCTTAAACGAAATTCTCAATTACGAACTGGATAGTAAAAATTATTTGGCATTAGGTAAATTTTTTCTTAAAATTAATCAATCCGCTCAAGCCCGACAATATTTACGCAAAGTAAAAGGAATCGATGCCCCCCAAGCCTATTTTCTTATAGCCTCAAGTTTCGAAACTGAAGGTATCTTCGACTCGGCAAAAATTTATTATGATAGTCTTCTCATAAAGAAAACAAGTTCAGAATACACGAAATATGCTGAAATTCGACTTGCGGTATTAAATCCTTTATTCACCATTACAAAAAGTGATTCTCAAGTTAAGTCCGATGTGGCTAGATTCGATTCGGTCAGAGCAAAGGCCGAGAGTTTGTCAAACAAATACCAAAACGATTCAATTGTTGAATTAATTGATACTGTTGAAAATAAAAAGACAGGTCCCGCAATCGATTCCGCACAAATCTACTATCTGTTGGCTGAAGTCTATAATCTCAACCTCAATCAATTTGTACGCGCAATAAATGAATACGAAAAAGTGTATCAAAAATTTCCTACGAGTCCATATGCACCCAAAGCACTATTAGCCATTGCCTGGATATATAAAAATAAACTAAATGCCGAATCAGACACGAGTCAATTCTTTACAGCATACCATCAAATATTAAATCAGATTATTCGTCAATATCCAGAAACTGATTATGCAAAAAAAGCATCGGAAATGCTGAAAACATTAAGCCCTAAAAAGTAA
- the truA gene encoding tRNA pseudouridine(38-40) synthase TruA has translation MNVLIEIEYDGTEYAGWQYQPHRRTIQGEIEKALYKILRKKIRIIGAGRTDAGVSALGQIANFHLDENWFSQKDNKSLLNLQKGLNAILPDDIFIKSIRIVADNFNARYSAKSKIYQYRLITTNSPLRKRFAWFIPYELDLNKMKYAANLFLHQFNFSKFCHLKNKDAIVRIKSLKIMMSSNPIFKNQRQDEIIIRIEADRFLYKMVRRIVGALVDFARGKINECDILNSFCGEKHRPIVCAPANGLLLLKVKY, from the coding sequence ATGAATGTGTTAATCGAAATTGAATATGATGGGACAGAATATGCAGGATGGCAATATCAACCGCATAGACGAACAATCCAAGGTGAAATTGAAAAAGCGCTATATAAAATCCTACGGAAAAAGATCCGGATTATCGGTGCCGGGCGTACTGATGCCGGTGTTTCTGCGTTAGGTCAAATTGCTAATTTTCATCTCGACGAAAACTGGTTTTCTCAAAAAGATAATAAATCATTACTAAATCTCCAAAAAGGGTTGAATGCAATATTGCCAGATGATATTTTTATTAAAAGCATTAGGATAGTGGCAGACAATTTTAATGCCCGTTATTCGGCAAAAAGTAAGATTTATCAATATCGCCTTATTACTACTAATTCGCCTTTACGAAAAAGATTTGCCTGGTTCATACCATATGAATTAGATTTGAATAAAATGAAATACGCTGCAAATTTATTCCTCCATCAATTTAATTTTAGTAAATTTTGTCACTTGAAAAATAAAGACGCCATAGTCAGGATTAAATCCCTGAAAATTATGATGTCTTCCAATCCCATTTTCAAAAACCAAAGGCAAGATGAAATTATCATTCGAATTGAAGCCGACCGTTTTTTATATAAAATGGTTCGAAGAATCGTTGGCGCTTTAGTTGATTTTGCACGGGGAAAAATAAACGAATGCGATATTTTGAATAGTTTTTGTGGTGAGAAACATCGACCTATAGTTTGCGCTCCTGCCAATGGATTATTATTATTAAAAGTTAAATACTAA
- a CDS encoding dihydroorotate dehydrogenase, translating to MKNIRWKCTNVKVGNLTFKNPLILASGTFGWGDKFIEVANKMGGIVTKGLTVKPRQGNPPPRIYETSAGILNSVGLENPGVEKFCKEILPRLKPLKTNLIVNIAGNSVQEYKTLAEELYQDLIAGIEINLSCPNIETKKLIGQNPKMTYKVVKTVRDVSKKFLITKLTANFIDPLLTAQAAVEAGTDAVCLINTLYGIAFDYKTGKPILGGISGGLSGPAIKPFALYCVWHVSQKLKVPIIGCGGITTGKDVLEYLSAGSVLVEIGSANLRNPYVGLEILKEIDIMSPYKS from the coding sequence ATGAAAAATATTCGATGGAAATGCACTAATGTTAAGGTCGGGAACCTTACATTTAAGAATCCGCTAATTTTGGCATCAGGTACTTTCGGATGGGGCGATAAGTTTATTGAAGTTGCAAATAAGATGGGAGGAATTGTCACTAAAGGTTTGACTGTCAAACCGCGCCAAGGTAATCCACCTCCTCGTATATATGAAACTTCAGCCGGGATTCTTAATTCAGTTGGTTTAGAAAACCCTGGCGTAGAAAAGTTTTGTAAAGAAATATTACCGCGACTAAAACCTTTAAAAACAAATTTAATCGTCAATATTGCCGGTAATTCAGTTCAAGAATATAAGACATTAGCCGAGGAATTATACCAAGACTTAATTGCTGGTATAGAAATAAATCTTTCTTGTCCGAATATTGAAACTAAAAAATTAATCGGACAAAACCCGAAAATGACCTATAAGGTCGTTAAGACAGTTAGGGATGTTTCTAAAAAGTTTCTTATTACAAAATTAACCGCTAATTTTATCGACCCATTACTGACCGCACAAGCAGCGGTTGAAGCAGGAACTGATGCTGTCTGTCTCATCAACACATTGTATGGCATCGCATTTGATTATAAGACTGGTAAACCGATTTTAGGTGGTATCAGCGGCGGACTTTCCGGTCCAGCAATTAAACCTTTTGCTTTGTATTGCGTTTGGCATGTCAGCCAAAAATTAAAAGTTCCAATTATTGGCTGTGGTGGTATTACCACCGGAAAAGATGTTTTGGAATATTTGTCAGCAGGTAGTGTTTTAGTTGAAATAGGTTCCGCTAATCTACGCAACCCTTATGTCGGACTTGAAATATTAAAGGAAATTGATATAATGAGCCCATACAAGAGTTGA
- a CDS encoding TraR/DksA family transcriptional regulator, which produces MIKNRKELLEFEKKLIKLKEALLKQRDFTREILLKPQGESAGESSSYRTHVGDIGSEAYQREIISQVTTYETKILMEIDLALKKIRERKYGDCERCNKPISKTRLKALPYTRTCIKCQKELSNR; this is translated from the coding sequence ATGATTAAAAATCGTAAAGAATTACTTGAATTCGAGAAGAAACTAATTAAACTCAAAGAAGCGCTCTTAAAACAACGAGACTTTACGCGAGAGATACTGTTAAAACCACAAGGAGAATCTGCCGGCGAATCGTCAAGTTATCGGACTCATGTCGGAGATATTGGAAGCGAAGCTTATCAACGAGAAATAATTTCACAGGTGACGACATATGAAACAAAGATACTGATGGAAATAGATCTTGCCCTAAAAAAAATTCGGGAACGAAAATACGGAGATTGCGAGCGCTGCAACAAACCAATTTCTAAAACCCGGCTCAAAGCACTACCCTATACCCGGACTTGCATTAAATGCCAGAAAGAACTCTCAAATCGTTAA
- a CDS encoding DUF58 domain-containing protein, translated as MESYQRYLIPEVLAKLKRIDLKARLVVEGFLTGLHRSPYKGFSCEFAEYRPYMPGDELKRIDWKIYAKTDRFFVKEYEEETNLKGYLLLDASGSMSYTSGKISKLEYAEYLAASLGYLLIKQRDSVGLAVFTAQLDKYIPPRSAPAHLSSLLKAIEQVKPGGDTNLANTFHQLAEKIHRRGLVIIFSDLFDDKEKVLSALHHFRHKKHEVLVFHILDKNEIDFKFFKPLILKDLETNKEMTLDPRVIRKDYQKALNEFILDFKRRCREYLIDYHLITTDTSLDKALFDYLEKRKRLG; from the coding sequence ATGGAATCTTATCAGCGATATTTAATTCCCGAAGTTCTCGCTAAACTTAAAAGAATTGATTTAAAAGCTCGACTGGTAGTTGAAGGATTTCTCACAGGGTTGCATCGTAGTCCCTACAAAGGATTCTCTTGTGAGTTTGCGGAATATCGGCCTTATATGCCAGGTGACGAACTTAAACGCATTGATTGGAAAATATATGCTAAAACTGACCGTTTTTTCGTTAAAGAGTATGAAGAAGAAACTAATCTTAAAGGTTATCTTTTGTTAGATGCATCTGGTTCGATGAGTTATACTTCAGGTAAAATTTCTAAATTAGAATATGCTGAATATTTAGCCGCCAGTTTGGGGTATTTGCTAATTAAACAACGGGATAGTGTCGGCTTAGCAGTTTTTACTGCTCAATTGGATAAATATATTCCACCGCGAAGTGCCCCAGCCCATCTTTCTTCTTTACTCAAAGCAATTGAACAAGTTAAACCCGGAGGGGATACTAACTTGGCAAACACTTTTCATCAGCTTGCCGAGAAGATACATCGTCGCGGTCTCGTAATTATTTTTTCTGATTTGTTTGATGATAAAGAAAAAGTGCTCTCGGCATTACACCATTTTCGCCATAAGAAACACGAGGTTCTGGTGTTCCATATTTTAGATAAGAATGAAATCGACTTTAAGTTTTTTAAACCCTTAATCTTGAAAGACCTTGAAACTAATAAAGAAATGACATTAGACCCAAGAGTGATTCGAAAGGATTATCAAAAGGCACTTAATGAATTTATACTCGATTTTAAGCGCCGGTGCCGGGAATACCTGATTGATTATCATCTGATTACTACGGATACTTCTTTAGATAAAGCGCTTTTTGATTATTTAGAAAAACGTAAGCGTTTAGGATGA